The following coding sequences lie in one Silene latifolia isolate original U9 population chromosome 5, ASM4854445v1, whole genome shotgun sequence genomic window:
- the LOC141657487 gene encoding uncharacterized protein LOC141657487 — MIKMRDFPSCFGENAVQISDSSSSNGSKTAQNLVTCVYQCRFKGRSCRITVTWSKNLMGQGLSVGIDDSYNQCLCKVDVKPWLFSKRKGSKCLDVESSNIDIFWDLCSAKFGSGPEPLEGFYLAIVCDKHMILLLGDMRKEAFKKTSATSVPITASFIAKREHVYGKKCFYTRAKFSDNGPLHDLMIECDTISTNDPCLIVRIDTKNLMQVKRLRWKFRGNHTILVDGIPVEVFWDVHSWLFGTSPGSAVFMFRTSLSAEKLWASQPLCDPTLLHWSQSQRFRDSQSHQLGFSLILYAWKQE, encoded by the coding sequence ATGATTAAGATGAGAGATTTCCCATCTTGTTTCGGCGAAAATGCTGTGCAAATATCAGATTCATCATCCTCTAATGGCAGTAAAACTGCTCAAAATCTGGTCACTTGTGTATATCAGTGTAGATTTAAGGGGAGGTCTTGTCGTATAACAGTTACATGGAGTAAGAATTTGATGGGTCAAGGTCTTAGTGTTGGAATTGATGATTCATATAACCAATGTTTGTGTAAAGTTGATGTTAAGCCATGGTTGTTTTCTAAGAGAAAAGGGTCTAAATGTTTAGATGTTGAGTCTAGCAATATTGACATCTTTTGGGACCTTTGTTCTGCTAAATTTGGATCCGGACCCGAACCGTTAGAGGGTTTTTACTTGGCAATTGTCTGTGATAAGCATATGATTTTGCTTCTTGGAGATATGAGGAAGGAGGCTTTTAAAAAGACTAGTGCTACCTCAGTCCCTATTACTGCCTCTTTTATTGCAAAAAGGGAGCATGTTTATGGGAAGAAGTGTTTCTACACAAGAGCTAAGTTTAGTGATAATGGCCCTCTGCACGATCTCATGATCGAATGTGATACGATTAGCACCAACGATCCGTGCTTAATTGTTCGTATAGATACGAAAAATTTGATGCAAGTGAAGAGGCTTCGATGGAAATTCCGTGGTAATCACACTATCCTGGTTGATGGGATTCCAGTAGAAGTATTCTGGGATGTCCATAGTTGGCTTTTTGGCACGTCCCCTGGAAGCGCGGTTTTCATGTTCAGAACTAGTTTGTCTGCGGAGAAGCTATGGGCTAGCCAGCCCCTTTGTGATCCGACTTTGCTGCATTGGTCGCAGTCTCAAAGATTTCGCGATTCTCAATCACATCAACTTGGTTTCTCGTTGATTTTGTATGCCTGGAAGCAAGAGTAG